CTACGAGGACGTGCCCTCCGCCGGCGCGCTGATGGTCTTCGACCGCCGGCGCGACATGTTCGAGGTGGCGCGCAACTTCGCCCATTTCTTCGCCCACGAAAGCTGCGGCTTCTGCACCCCCTGCCGCGTGGGCACCGAACTGCTGGCCCGCCGCATGGACAAGCTGGCCGCCGGCCACGGCTCGCGCCACGACATGAGCGTGCTGCAGGAACTCGACACCCTGCTGCACCAGAGCACCCACTGCGGGCTGGGCGCGGCGGCCTGCAACCCCCTGCGCGACACGCTCTTGAAGTTCCGCCCCAGCTACGAGCGGCGCCTGCAGTCACTGCACTTCCTGCCCGCACTGGACCTGGACGCCGAGCTGTCCATCGCCCGCGCCGCCACCGGTCGCCAGGATGCCGCCGCGCACTGGCCCCCTTCTCACCCGACCACCCCATGAGCCGCTACACCGCATCCGGGCTGAGCTTCCTGCTCGATGGCGAGGAGGTGCCGATGGCACCGGGCGACACGGTGCTGCAGGCCGCCCACCGCGTCGGCCGCTACATCCCGCACCTGTGCTGGCACCCCGGGCTGCCGGCCCATGGCTCCTGCCGCCTGTGCATGGTGAACTTCAACGGCCGCCCCGTCTCGGCCTGCACCGCCCTGGCCGCGCCGGGCGCGGTGGTGGAGTGCCAGACGCCGGCCCTGCAGGCCGAGCGCCGCACCCTGCTGCAGATGCTCTTCGTGGAAGGCAATCACTTCTGCCCGTCCTGCGAACGCAGTGGCAACTGCCTGCTGCAGGCCACGGCCTACCAGCACGAGATGGCCGGCCCGCACTTCGAGGAGTTCTATCCCGGCCGACCGGTGGATGCCTCGCATCCCGACATGCTGCTGGACCACAACCGCTGCATCCTCTGTGGCCTGTGCGTGCGCGCCAGCGAGTTGCTGGACGGCAAGTCGGTCTTCGCCATCGCCGGGCACGGCACCCGGTGCCATCTGGTGGTCGACAGCCCCAGCGGCCAGTTGGGCGATTCCGCCCTGAGCGTGCACGACCAGGCCGCGGGCATCTGCCCGGTGGGTGCGCTGATGCCCAAGCGGGTGGGCTTCCGGGATCCGATCGGCCAGCGCCGCTACGACCTGCACCGGGTGGACGAACCGCACAGCCAGGAGGCCGCTCCACCGGCCGACGAGGAGACTCCATGACCGGCGCCGCGCCCTACCCGCCGCCGCCGGAACGCAAGCTGCGTGTGGCCACCACCTCGCTGGGCGGCTGCTTCGGCTGCCACATGTCGCTGCTGGACATCGATGAACGCCTGTTCACGCTGATCGAGCACGTGCAGTTCGATCGCTCGCCGCTGACCGACCTGAAGACCGTGGGCCCCTGCGACCTGGGCCTGATCGAGGGCGGTTTGTGCAATGCCGAGAACATCGAGGTGCTGCAGGCCTTCCGCGCCCAGTGCAAGGTGCTGGTGGCGGTGGGCGCCTGCGCCATCAACGGGGGCCTGCCGGCCCAGCGCAACCGGCTGGACATCGGCGACGTGCTGCGCGAGGTCTATGTGCACCGCCCCGGCACACGTGCGGACGCCCAGGTGCCCAGCGACCCCGAACTGCCCCTGCCACTCAACCAGGTGCGGCCCATCCACGAGGTGGTGCTGATCGACTACGAGCTGCCCGGCTGCCCGCCCTCGGCCGACACCTTCTGGGCCTTCTTCACCGATCTGCTGGCCGGGCGCACGCCGCGCCTGGCCCACGGCCAGATCCACTACGACTGACACCATGGCCGCCCCCGACCTGGAAACCGCCGCCCCCCCCGAAGGCCTGCGCCGCGTGGCCATCGACCCGGTGTCGCGGGTGGAAGGCCACGGCAAGGTCACACTGCTGCTGGACGAACACAACCGGGTGCAGCAGGCGCGACTGCACATCGTCGAGTTCCGCGGCTTCGAGGCCTTCATCCGTGGCCGCCCCTACTGGGAGGTGCCGGTGATGGTGCAGCGGCTGTGCGGCATTTGCCCGGTGTCGCACCACCTGGCGGCCTGCAAGGCGCTGGACCGCGCGCTGGGCATCACCGTCCTCCCGCCCAGCGCCGAGAAGCTGCGGCGACTGATGCACTACGGCCAGGTGCTGCAATCGCACGCCCTGCACTTCTTCCACCTGTCCTCGCCCGATCTGCTGTTCGGCTTCGACTCGGAGCCCACCCGCCGCAACATCGTCGGCGTGGCCCAGGCCCACCCCGACATCGCCCGCCAGGGCGTGCTGTTGCGCAAGTACGGCCAGGAGATCATCCGTGCCACCGCGGGCAAGCGGGTGCATGGGACCGGCTCGGTGCCTGGCGGCATGAACCGCCACCTGAGCGCCGAGGACCAGGCGATGCTGCGTGCCCAGGCCGACCAGATGGTGCAATGGGCCCAGGGCGCCGTGCAGCTGGTGCAGCGCCTTCACACCCAGAACCCGGCGCTGTACGACGGCTTTGCCCGCAGCCCGGCCCACCTGATGTCGCTGGTGCGGCCGGACGGCGCACTGGACCTCTACGACGGCCGGCTGCGGGTGCGCAGCGCCGAGGGCGCGCTGCTGCACGAGCAGGTGGATGACCAGCGCTACCTCGACCTGATCGAGGAAGAGGTGCGCCCCTGGAGCTACATGAAGTTCCCCTACCTGCGCAGCCTGGGGCCTGCCGCGGGCTGGTACCGGGTGGGGCCGCTGGCCCGGGTGCAGAACTGCGACCGCATCCCCTCGCCGCTGGCCGAGGTCGAACGCCAGGTCTTCGTCGCCCACGGCCAGGGGGCCCTCATCGACGCGACGCTGGCCTACCACTGGGCCCGCATGATCGAGGTGCTGCACACGGCCGAGGTGGTGCGGGAGTTGCTGGACGATCCGGACCTCCTGGCCGGGGATCTGCTCGGCGCCGGCCAACGCAGCGGCGAGGGCGTGGGCATCATCGAGGCGCCGCGCGGCACCTTGATCCACCACTACCGGGTGGCCGACGACGACCTGATCACCCACTGCAACCTGATCGTCTCCACCACCCACAACAACCAGGCCATGAACGAGGCGGTGCGGGCGGTGGCCCGCGAACAGTTCGACGGCCGCGAGATCACCGAGGGTCTGCTCAACCAGATCGAGGTGGCCATCCGCGCCTACGACCCCTGCCTGTCTTGCGCCACCCATGCGATGGGCCGCATGCCCTTGGAAGTGGCCTTGGTCGATGCGGACGGCCAGGCCCTGGACCATGTGGCCAGGTCGCCCGAGGGGCACTTCACGCGGCTGGATGGCCCGCTGACGTGGACGGTCTGACCGCTCCACCGCCCGCTCGGCCGCCCGCTCCCTGCCTGCTGCTGGCCTGGGGCAACCGCAGCCGCGGCGACGATGCGCTGGCCCCTCTGCTGCTGGACCGGATCCAGCGCTGGCTGATGCAGCAGCCAGCGTCACAGCATTGCGCGGTGCAGTGCCTGGAGGATCAGCAACTGCAGGTCGAGCACGTGCTGGACCTGCAGGGGCGGCGGGCCGTGCTGCTCATCGACGCGGTGGTCGGCCTGTCGGCCCCGTTCAGCACGATGGCGCTGACCCCTTGCCGGGACAGCAGCTTCACCAGCCACGCCCTCTCCCCGCAGGCCCTGCTGCAGGTCTATCAGGATGTGCTTGGAGGAGTTCCGCCGCCGTGCCTGCTGCTGGGTCTGCGTGCCGATCAGTTCGGCTTGGACCACCCCCCGACACCGCAGGCCCTGGCTGACCTGGATCTGGCCGAAGCCTGGCTCCGGACCTGGGTTCAGCAGAACGCCGCCGTCGAAGCCGCCGAGCCTGGCGCGGTCACTCAATAGCCCCGGAAGGAAGCGTCCTGCAGGCGGCTCAGCCGTGCCGACAGCGCAGGCGCGCGCAGCGCTGCGGTCCAGCGGGTCAGACGGGCGGGCGACAGGCCCTGCCGCAGGTGAAAGAAATCCGCCGAAGACTCGCTGAGAAGTTCGAAGGCCTGCAAGGACGGCAGCGCCCCGCTGGCCAGGCGCTCACCCAGGCGTGCGCACAGATAGGTCAGCGCCAAGGTCTCCGCACGGCCGGGATCGGTCGACGACGCAGGCAGGACCAGGCAGTCCGCCGCATCACAGGCACTGGCGATGATGGGCTCCGGCAAGTCCCAGTCGCGCATCAGCAACCGCCCCACTTCACCGGAACCCACGCCCAGCAGGTCCTGCTCCGCCCGGGTCCTGGCCAGGTGATCGGGTTGGTCCATGGCCGCCAGCAGACGGGTCGGGGTGGTGGCCGTCACCGCCAGGCGGCCGAGAAAGGACAGCAGCACCGCGCTGCCCACGGCCCCCGGGTCCCGAATGGACAGGGTGTGGGTCAGGGCGTGAGCCAGTTCGCAGGCCAGTGCGCTGCTCTGCCAGACCCGGTCCAGCATGGCCTGCCGCTCCGGCGCCTCCTGGGCGAAGCTCTGCATCAGTGCATAGCGCAGGCAGATGGCGCGCACCTGCGTGAGCCCCAGAAAGGTCACCGCCTGGGCCACACTCACCACCGGCGTCTGCAGGCCATAGAGCGGTGAATTCACGGCCGACAACAGCTTGCCCGCGATCACCGGCTCGGCCGCGATCAGTTCCACCAGCCGTGCGGCGCTGGCCTCGCTCAGCAGATCCACCGCCGCCAGGTGCTGCATCAGCCGCGAAGGCCGCGGGATGTTGCGAAACACCGCGGTGATGGCGGCGCGACGCTCCTCGGACAGCTCATCGGCATGAAGCAGCCGGAAACCGCTCAAGGCCGTGGGCACAGGCTCGCAGATCAGGGTGGACTGCACACCGTCGTCGGCGTCGGGCACCGGTGGGGGGGACGCGAGGTGGTCGCCCGCGCCCGGAGGGGCCCCGGCTGCCGGCGCATCGGACGGCGATGAACGGCGCCGCCACAGGGCGCCAGCCCCGAGCACCAACACCAGCAGCAAGCCCAGAAGGAAGGCAGAGTTCATGCACCGATTCTGAGGTGCGGTCTGCGCGCGCGCCCGGCAGAACAGGGGGCGCAATGCCCGTCATTCCAAGCAGGATAGGGCCCCGGAAAAAAAACGCCGCTTTCAGCGGCGTTTTTGCAGTCGGTTGGCGGAGACGGAGGGATTCGAACCCTCGATGGAGTTTTTTGACCCCATACTCCCTTAGCAGGGGAGCACCTTCGGCCTCTCGGTCACGTCTCCAACCTAAGCTCAGCAGTATAGCGTGAATTTAGGCTTTTGCCTCGTCCACGGCCGAAATCGATGCATCCAGATCGAAAGCCTTGTGCAGCGCGCGCACGGCCAGCTCCATGTACTTCTCGTCGATCACGACCGAGGTCTTGATCTCGCTGGTGCTGATCATCTGGATGTTGATGCCCTCTTCGCTCAGCGAGCGGAACATCTTGCTGGCCACACCCACATGGCTGCGCATGCCGATGCCCACGATGGACACCTTGCAGATCTTGGGGTCGCCCACCACGTCCGAAGCGCCGGTGGCCGGCTGCACCTGGGTGCGCAGCAGGTCCAGGGTGCGCTGGTAGTCGTTGCGGTTGACCGTGAACGAGAAGTCGGTCTTGCCGTTCTGCGACACGTTCTGGATGATCACATCGACTTCGATGTTGGCATCGGCCACGGCGCCCAGGATCAGCGAGGCCACACCCGGCTTGTCGGGCACGCCCGTCACGGTGACCTTGGCTTCGTCGCGGCTGAAGGCGATGCCAGAGACAACGGCTTGTTCCATCTTTTCGTCTTCCTCGAAGGTGATCAGAGTGCCCGACTTGGCCTCTTCCTCAACACTGATATCCCAGGGGGTGAAGCTGGAGAGCACCCGCAGCGGCACACGGTACTTGCCGGCAAATTCGACCGAGCGGATCTGCAGCACCTTGGAGCCCAGGCTGGCCATCTCGAGCATTTCCTCGAAGCTGATGGTGTGCAGGCGACGGGCTTCCGGAACGATGCGCGGATCGGTGGTGTAGACACCGTCCACATCGGTGAAGATCAGGCACTCGTCGGCCTTCATCGCCGCGGCGATGGCCACGGCCGAGGTGTCGGAGCCCCCGCGGCCCAGGGTCGTCACATTGCCGCCCTCGTCCACGCCCTGGAAGCCGGTGATCACCACCACCTTGCCAGCAGCCAGATCGGCGCGCACCTTGGCGTCATCGATGCTCTCGATGCGGGCCTTGGTGTAGGCCGAATCGGTCTTGACCGGCACCTGCCAGCCGTTGTAACTGACCGCCAGCATCCCCTCGGCCTGCAGGGCCAGCGACAGCAAGCCCACGGACACCTGTTCTCCGGTGCAGGCAATCATGTCCAGCTCGCGCAGCATCTCGGGGGTCTGCTTGGCCGGAGAAACCTCCTTGGCCAGCCCCAGCAGGCGGTTGGTTTCGCCGCTCATTGCGGAGGGAACGACGACCATCTGGTGGCCCGCACGGGCCCACTTGGCCACGCGCTTGGCGACGCTGCGGATGCGCTCTGTCGAGCCCATCGATGTGCCGCCGTATTTGTGTACGATCAAAGCCATGGGGTAGCGAAAAATGCGACAACGCCCTTGCGGGGCCGGGAGGCTGCACAGCCGCTTCGCGACCACGCAAACCCCCTATTCTAAGGGATCGCTGACCTCATCCGGCCGATCCGTTGACCAGATCGGTCGCCACTGACGTGTGCCCGCCACCGCAGCGTGCCGCGCATCCACCCCCAGACCGGGCACGAACAGCACATCCATCCGGCCATCGGCCCTGCGACGACACAGCACAGGGGCGTGCCGTTGCCAAGCCGGCACGCCGGCCGCCTGGAACTGCTTCTTGAGGCTGCGCGGCGGCCGGTCGGGGCCGACCTGGAACTGCTCACCGCCCTGCCGAGGCAGCAGCCAGGCGCCGCTCAGTTGCTCGGCACTCAGCCCGCCCACCTGCACGGGCTCGAAGTCCAGCCGAGCCTGCCAATCCGGGAGTTCCAGCGCCTGGGGCCCCATCAGTTGCCGGGGCTGTCCGGCAACCTGCCCCGGCGACAGAAGCGTGGCCGACAGCACGCCACGGTAGAGCCGCCATTCCAGACCGCCCTCCGATTGCCAGCGTGCCGGCCCGGGCCGCGTCAGCCCTGAAGCGATCTGCGTCTGCAGCGAAGCATGGGGCGGCGGCAGGCCGTGCTCCGCCGCCGCCCACTTGAGCCAGGCCGCCAGCACCAGACGGCGCCGAACAGCTGACATTCCGGTCCAGCCCGGAAGCGGCAGTTCAACCCCGCTGGCCCCGAGCCGCTGCAACTCGGCCTGCACCACTTCCTGGATCAACTGGCTCGCGTCGTGGCTGTGCTGGGCTACCGCGACCAGCGCGTCCTGCGCATGAGGGAAACAGGCCTCCAGGGCCGGAAGCACATCATGCCGAAGCCGGTTGCGGGCGAAGCGCCGATCCAGGTTGCTGTCATCCTCGATGTGTCGCAGCCGGTGGCGCTGGATGTAGTGGTCGATGGCCGACGCCGGCTGGCCCAGCCAGGGGCGCACCCATCGGATACCCTGGCGTTCGACGGCACGAGGCATGCCGGCCAGACCGGCCGGGCCGGCGCCCCGCAGGGCCTGCAGCAGCACCGTCTCCGCCTGGTCGCGTTGGTGGTGTGCCAGCAGGACGGTGTCCGCCCCCACCTCGGCCGCCATCTCGGCCAGGGCTTGGTAGCGCGCCCGGCGAGCCCAGGCTTCGACGCTCTGCCCCGCCTCGGGTCGCTGGGTCAGGCGGCGCCCGAGAAAGCTCAGGCGCCCCTCCCGGCGGGCCCAGCGCGCCACCTGTTGCTGGCAATGAACCCACCAGTCGTCCGCCCGGGGCATGAGACCGTGGTGGACGTGCAGCGCCACGACATGCAGATCGGTGCCAGCGCTTTGCCGCCACACCGCGTGCAGCAGTGCGGTGGAATCCCGCCCGCCGCTGAAAGCCACGGCGACGACCGGCGTCGTCACCCGGGTGGCCATGGGTTCAGCGTGCGGACGTGTCGGTGAAACGACCGTAGGACTTCAGGCGCTCGTAGCGCCGCGCCAGCAGTTCAGCCGTCGACAGGTCGGACACCTGGCGCAGCGCGTCGACCAGCGCCCGCTTCAGTGCGGTGGCCATGTGCTTGGGGTCGCGGTGGGCACCACCCACTGGCTCGTTGATGATCTTGTCCACCAGCCCCAGCGCCTTCAAGCGGTGGGCGGTGATGCCCAGGGCCTCGGCGGCATCCGACGCCTTGGCAGCCGTCTTCCACAGAATGGAGGCACAACCCTCGGGCGAGATGACCGAATAGACCGAGAACTGCAGCATCAGCACCTGGTCTGCCACGCTGATCGCCAAGGCGCCACCGGAGCCGCCTTCACCGATGATGGTGGTGACGATGGGCACTTCCAGTTGGGCCATCTCGAAGATGTTGCGGCCGATGGCCTCGGACTGGCCGCGCTCCTCGGCACCGATGCCCGGGTACGCGCCCGGGGTGTCGACGAAGGTGAAGACCGGCAGGCCGAACTTCTCGGCCATCTTCATCAGCCGCAGGGCCTTGCGGTAGCCCTCGGGGCGGGGCATGCCGAAGTTGCGCGCGGCACGTTCCTTGGTGTCTCGGCCCTTCTGCTGGCCCAGCACCATGCAGGCCTGGCCATTGAAGCGGGCCAGACCGCCGACGATGGACTGGTCATCGGCAAACGCACGGTCGCCGTGCAGCTCCTGGAAGTCGGTGAAGATCTCGTTGATGTAGTCCAGCGTGTAGGGACGCTGCGGATGGCGGGCGATCTGGGTGACCTGCCAGGGCGTCAGCTGGGTGTAGATGTCCTTGGTGAGCTGCAGGCTCTTCTTGTCCAGCCGCTCGATCTCTTCCGAGATGTCGACCGCCGATTCGTTCTGCACATAGCGCAGTTCTTCGATCTTCGACTCGAGTTCAGCGATCGGCTGTTCGAATTCCAGGAAGTGTCGCTTGCTCATGGGCGGGTACTCCTTTTTCAAGCGCAAGATCAGTAATCGACGGGCAGCGGATCGAGGCTGCGCCACAGGTACCAGGTGGCCACCGAACGGTAGGGCGCCCAGCATTCTCCCAGCTCGCGCGCCTCGGCCCGCGACACCGGCTCGCCACTGAAGTAGCTGTTGCTGATGCCTTTGAGCAGACCCAGGTCGTCCAGCGGCAACACATTGGGGCGCATGAGGTGGAAGATGAGGAACATCTCGGCCGTCCAGCGGCCGATGCCACGGATGGCCACCAATTCGTCAATGATGGCTTCGTCGTCCATGTGCTGCCACTGCGACACATGGACCTCGCCTTCGGCGAAATGCCTGGCCAAATCCCGCAGGTATTCTGCCTTGCGAGCCGACAGACCGACAGCGCGCAAGCTAGGGGTTTCCTGTGCCAACACAAGGCCAGGGTCGATCGCGTAGGACGGGCCACGCATCAACGCGGCAAACTTGTCCCACACCGATTGCGCAGCATTGACCGAGATCTGCTGGCCCACGATGGAGCGCGCCAAGGTGGTGAAGGCGTCTCCCCGACTCTGCAGACGGGCCTCGCCGAACTGCGGGATGAGCTTTTTCATCACCCGGTCGCGCTTGGACAGATGCTTGCAGGCATCGTCCCAGTAGCTGGGCGTGATGCCTGGGCTGGAAACTTCACTCACGTCAGGCCTTCACCCAGGTGGTGCCCTGCGGAGAATCTTTCAGCAGGATGCCGGCGCTGGCCAGTTCATCGCGGATGCGATCAGCCGCCGCGAAGTCGCGTGCGGCCTTGGCGGCCTGCCTTTCGGCAATGCGCGCTTCGATGGTGACCGCATCCAGCGTGGTGCCCGCCTGCAGGAACTGCGACGGCACCTGCTGCAGCACACCCAGCACCTCGGCCAGACCCTTGACGGTGCCGGCCAGCACCGGGTCGGCCTTGCGGTTCAGTTCCGTGGCGGACTCGAACAGCACGGCCAGCGCGCCCGGCGTATTGAAGTCGTCGTCCATCGCCACCTTGAAGGACTGTGCCGCAGGATGGGACCAGTCCAGCGCGGGCAGCGCCTGCCCCTCGAACGGGACCAGGGCCGTGTAGAGCCGGCGCAGGGCTTGGCGAGCGTCGTCCAAATTGGCGTCGCTGAAATTGAAGGGGCTGCGGTAGTGCGTGCGCAGCATGAAGAAGCGCAGCGTCTCGCCGTCGTAATCCCTCAGCACGTCACGGATGGTGAAGAAGTTGCCAAGAGACTTGGACATCTTCTCGTTGTCCACGTTCAGGAAGCCGTTGTGCATCCAGACGTTGACGAAGGGCTGGCCGGTGGCGCCCTCGCTCTGCGCGATCTCGTTCTCGTGGTGGGGGAACTGCAGATCCATGCCCCCGCCGTGGATGTCGAAGTGTTCGCCCAGCAGTGCGCAGCTCATGGCCGAGCACTCGATGTGCCAGCCCGGCCGGCCCGGGCCGAAGGCCGAGGCGTACTTGGCATCCTCGGGCTCTTCCGGCTTGGCGGACTTCCACAGCACGAAGTCCAGCGGGTCCTGCTTGCCATCATCCACCGCCACGCGCTCACCCGCACGCAGGTCGTCCAGCGACTTGCCGCTGAGCTTGCCGTAACCCGGGAAACGACGCACCGCGAAGTTCACATCGCCGTTCTCGGCCTGGTAGGCCAGGCCCTTGTCCTGCAGCGTGCCGATCATCGCCAGCATCTGCGGGATGAAGTCGGTGGCGCGGGGCTCGTGGGTGGGCGGTGTGATGCCGATGGCGCCGATGTCCGATCGCATGGCCGCGATCATCTCGTCGGTCAGGGCGCGGATACTCATGCCGCGCTCCAGGGCCCGGCGAATGATCTTGTCGTCGATGTCGGTGATGTTGCGAACGTAGGTCACCTCGTAGCCACTGGCGCGCAGCCAGCGGTACACCACGTCGAAGGCCATCATCATCCGCGCGTGCCCCATGTGGCACAGGTCGTAGATGGTCATGCCGCACACGTACATGCGCACGCGACCGGGTTCGATGGGGGTGAAAGGCTCCACCCGGCGGGTGAGCGTGTTATGGATGCGCAGCGTCATCAACAGCCAGAATCAGGCGGCGCCAGGGGAACCCCTTGCGGCCACAGGCCACGGGGAAACCGCCTACAGGCGCTCTATACAATCGGCTGATTGTAGCCAAGGAGCCTTCCCCGTGACCGCCACCTGCACCACTCCCCTGCTTCGGCAGCCCCTGTCCATCGCCCGTCTGAGCCGCTGGCTGGCGGTGGGCGTGATGTCCCTGGCCGCCCTGTCGCCGGCCTGGGCCCAGAAGGTGAAGCTGAGCACCACCATGGGCGACATCGTGCTTGAGTTGGACCACGACAAGGCGCCGAAGTCGGTGGACAACTTCGTGCAATACGTCAAGAGCGGCCACTACGACGGCACGATCTTCCATCGCGTCATCGATGGCTTCATGATCCAGGGCGGTGGCTACACGGCCGACCTGAAAGAGAAGCCAACCCGCGCGCCCATTCCCCTGGAAAGCCGCAATGGGCTGAGCAATGTGCGCGGCAGCCTGGCCATGGCTCGCACCATGGTGCCCAACTCCGCCACGGCCCAGTTCTACATCAACGTCGTCGACAACCCCAACCTGGACCAGCCCAATGCCCGCGACGGCGAAGGCTACGCCGTGTTCGGCAAGGTGGTCCAGGGCATGGACGTCGTCGACAAGATCAAGGCCGCCGCCACCGGCAACAAGGGCGGCTTTGCCAATGTTCCCCTGCAACCGATCGTGATCAAGAAAGCCACGCTGGAGAAATAAGCATGACCAAGACCGTTGAACTGACCACTTCCGCCGGTGTGATCCGCCTTGAGCTCGACGAGACCAAGGCGCCGACCACCGTCGCCAACTTCCTGTCCTATGTGAACAAGGGCCACTACGACGGCACCGTGTTCCACCGCGTGATCAAGAGCTTCATGATCCAGGGCGGCGGCATGACGGCCGACATGAACCAGAAGCCGACCGATGCCCCGATCCAGAACGAGGCCAACAACGGCCTGAAGAACGTCAAGTACTCGATCGCGATGGCCCGCACCAACGCGCCCCACTCGGCCTCGGCACAGTTCTTCATCAACACCAAGGACAACGACTTCCTGAACTTCACCAGCGAGTCGCCCAGCGGCTGGGGCTATGCCGTGTTTGGCAAGGTCGTGGCAGGCACCGAGGTGGTGGACGCCATCGAGAAGGTGCGCACCGGCCGCAAGGGCTTCCATGACGACGTGCCGCTGGAAGTCGTGGTGATCGAGAAGGCTGTCGAGATTGCCTGAGGCGGTCGAGGCGTTCCCGCGTTGCGCGGAACTCCGCCTGCCCGCCGATTGGCGGCAGGTGGCTTTCATTTCCGACCTGCACCTGAGTGAGGATCTGCCGCGGACCACGGCCGCTTTCGAGCGGTTGCTGGAGACCGTGCAGGCCGACGCGCTGTTCATCCTGGGCGACCTCTTCGAGTATTGGGTGGGCGACGACATGCTGGCCCTGCCCTTCGAGGCGCGCTGCGCGCAGGCGTTGCGTGTCGCCACGCGGCGCCTGCCCATCCATGTGCTGCGCGGCAACCGCGACTTTCTGCTCGGCGAGCGCTTCTTTGCCGAGACGGGCTGTCGTGACCTGCCCGACCCGACGGTGCTGCGGGCCGCCTGGGGTGACTCGCTGCTGGTGACCC
This sequence is a window from Ideonella dechloratans. Protein-coding genes within it:
- a CDS encoding peptidylprolyl isomerase codes for the protein MTKTVELTTSAGVIRLELDETKAPTTVANFLSYVNKGHYDGTVFHRVIKSFMIQGGGMTADMNQKPTDAPIQNEANNGLKNVKYSIAMARTNAPHSASAQFFINTKDNDFLNFTSESPSGWGYAVFGKVVAGTEVVDAIEKVRTGRKGFHDDVPLEVVVIEKAVEIA
- a CDS encoding peptidylprolyl isomerase, encoding MSLAALSPAWAQKVKLSTTMGDIVLELDHDKAPKSVDNFVQYVKSGHYDGTIFHRVIDGFMIQGGGYTADLKEKPTRAPIPLESRNGLSNVRGSLAMARTMVPNSATAQFYINVVDNPNLDQPNARDGEGYAVFGKVVQGMDVVDKIKAAATGNKGGFANVPLQPIVIKKATLEK
- the cysS gene encoding cysteine--tRNA ligase, coding for MTLRIHNTLTRRVEPFTPIEPGRVRMYVCGMTIYDLCHMGHARMMMAFDVVYRWLRASGYEVTYVRNITDIDDKIIRRALERGMSIRALTDEMIAAMRSDIGAIGITPPTHEPRATDFIPQMLAMIGTLQDKGLAYQAENGDVNFAVRRFPGYGKLSGKSLDDLRAGERVAVDDGKQDPLDFVLWKSAKPEEPEDAKYASAFGPGRPGWHIECSAMSCALLGEHFDIHGGGMDLQFPHHENEIAQSEGATGQPFVNVWMHNGFLNVDNEKMSKSLGNFFTIRDVLRDYDGETLRFFMLRTHYRSPFNFSDANLDDARQALRRLYTALVPFEGQALPALDWSHPAAQSFKVAMDDDFNTPGALAVLFESATELNRKADPVLAGTVKGLAEVLGVLQQVPSQFLQAGTTLDAVTIEARIAERQAAKAARDFAAADRIRDELASAGILLKDSPQGTTWVKA